Within Aerosakkonema funiforme FACHB-1375, the genomic segment CCAACTTCCAGATTTTTACGGTATCATCGTCACCTCCAGAAGCAATTAACTGACCGTCTGGGCTAAATTTGACTGTGCGAATGAGTGCTTGATGACCTTTGAGAGTGGCAATTTCCGTACCATCTCGCCGCCAAACTTTAATTGTTTTGTCTACGCTTGCCGAGGCAATTAGCTGGCTGTCAGGACTGATATTTACTGTCATCGCAGCCGCTTGATGCCCGGAAAAACGGTTGTATTCATCTCCTTGATAAACGGCTTGTCTGAGTGCATTTTCAACTGTGCGATCGATACTCGCATCCGCCAATCCTAATCTTTGTAATTTTCGTTTAGCTTTGATTGCTTCTATCAGTGCGTCTAATCTTTGATTTGAGGCAAACAATCCCTCAGAAGAGGATACTAGCGCTCGAATTTCACTAATTCTGGCTTGACGTTCACTTTCGGTTGCTCGGCGATACTGAAAATAAGTTATCACTCCTAATCCGCTGGCAATCAAAAATGCGAAGCTGACTCCAAACAGCAATATTTTTTGTCGTTTAGCAGCTTTTCTTTCTTGAATTAATCGTCTGTGTTCTTCTGCTAGTCTTGCTTCCACTTCTTTGGTTCTTTCTGCTTCTAGAACGAGTTGGACTTCTTGGCGATCGAGTTCTTGACTGGCAGCTAAAAATTGATAATCCAAGTCGCTCAAACTTTTTCCCTGCGCCCAAATTTGAGCATCTTTCAAAGCTTGCCCTCGCAATAATCGGGAAGTATCTGTTTCTTTTGATGCCAACCAAGCATCAAATAGTTGAGAGTATGGGCGCAGTTTACCTAATTGCTTTTCTACCCATTCGAGGTTGAATACTTCTTGGTAAATTCGATTTTTTACCTGCAAATATCCTTGTTGTTTGACGACTAATCCCGATAGCAATAGTTCGATTTGCTCTCGACTGTCGTCTGTCCGTACTGCGACAGCTTGTAATATTTGCTGGTAAATTCCGAGCAATCTGCCTGCACGTTGTTCGTTGCGAAGGATGCGATCGCGAATTGTTTTCAAATGTTCTGGCTCGTCTTGAGATTCCCATTTATCGATAACTTGCCCTCTTCCCACCGATTCAACAAAAAATCCTTCTGTTCCTGGTGATATTTTTAAATCGCCGCTGCGGGATTTTTTAGCAGTTCTTACTACCAAATCGCATATTTTTTGAGTTAGAAATGGTTGCCCTTCCGTCCAAGTTAAAATTTCTCTTAGAACTGCTGGGGGATTGGTTACTATATTTTCTAATCCTTTAGCTAGCGGCTGTGCTTCCTCCAAGTTAAACCCTTGCAGATCGATCGCTCGTCCGATATTAAAAGGAGTCCGATTTTTATCTGCGATTAAATCGCTGGGCGTAGCTACTCCAAAAATAGCAAAGGTAATGCGGTTATATTGCGGATTGATAGCACGTTGGTTATAACAATACCTGATTAAGGCAAAAAAGTCATCGACGGGAAAATCTAAACTTAAAATACTATCAATTTCATCGACAAATATAAAAATTCGCTCCTGGGGAAATCTCACCAATAAGATTTCTTCTATAAATTGACTCAATCTTTGCAGGAGGGAAATCTCTTCTTGTTCCTGCCACCAAGTTTTTAAATTAAGTTGTCCTAATAGATTGAATCCGCGCCACAAATCCCCCACAATTCCTTTGTACCATTGTAGGGGAGTGATATTTTCGCTGCCGATGCGAGTCATGTCGATCGTACTGCACAGAAAACCTTCCTCTTGCAGTCGGTGTAGGGTATGTACCAACAGGGAAGATTTACCCATTTGGCGGGAGTTGAGGACGTAACAAAACTCGCCATTTTTTAAGGCTTCATATAGTTCGTCATCGGCTTTTCGTTTGACGTAGGTGGGTGCATCTGTGTTGAGACTGCCGCCTACTTGGTATTTAACATTGTTCATCAGAAGTGCTGGGTGTTGAGTTGGCTCATTTCTCCGGCTTCAAAGGAGAAGTCCGAGATCTTGTTATCTAAACGATTGGCAGGCATAAACCAGTTCGTCTGGTTGTCAAATTTGCTTCACATCCCACAAAATGATTGTGCGATCGATAAGTTTTCTAGTGGAGATGTCGGAAGTATGAGACAGCAGAGATCGGGAGGCACTCAGGAAAACCCATAAATTTATTTACGAGTTTCTACTTACGTGCCAGGGTACAAATATTTTATCCGGGAAGCAACGGAACAAACAGTCTACCCCATCAGGGACATCTGCGATCGCGATTTGGTCGATCGCCTAGAGTAGATGCCAGAGGTGACCCGCCACAAAATTGCCAAACTATTGAGTAGGTTGACCAACTAGCCCTGTCAGCTTTTTTTCCGATCTATCAAGATTTTTCTATCTTCCCGTCGTTTTTGCAACAAATTTTTTACTAATTGTTCTGAGCGATCGCACAATTCGCCCAATCCTTACAAATTATTATAATTTTAGTACAATTAAGATATGCTTAGCTTAGGTTGATTTGATTATTCTCCCAACTGTGCTGTGCAATTTTTACAAAAAGAATATTAACCTTATGCAAATTATTCCTGGCTACATAATTACCGAAAAAATCTACGAAAACTTTAAAACGGTTGTTTATAAAGCATATAACCATGAAGCTCAAGAAGCTGTCATCGTAAAAATACCTAGAGCTACGCATCCTACGTGGGAAGAAATTATTTGTTTGAAAAATGAATACGAAATTTCTAAAAACCTGGACATACCGGGGATAGTCAAACCTTACAAATTGGCGAATTACCCGCACGGGTTAGCTCTTATATTAGAATATTTTGACGGCGAATCTCTGGAACAATTTGCTGTGGGAAAAACCCTGGAAACAATTGGTTTTTTAAAAATTGCGATCGCGCTGGCCGATACACTTAATAGAATTCATAGCAATTTGGTAATTCATAAAGACATCAAACCGCATAATATTTTGGTAAATCCCCAGACATTAGAAACAAAAATCACAGATTTTAGCATTGCATCGCGGCTGACAAGAGAAAACTTATACTTAAGTAACTGTAATTCTCTAGAGGGTACGCTTGCCTATATATCACCAGAACAAACTGGTCGAATGAACCGGAATATTGACTACCGCACTGACCTTTATTCATTAGGAGTCACATTTTATGAAATATTGACCGGGCAGTTACCGTTTGATAGTACAGACCCATTGGAATTAATACATTGTCATATTGCCAAACAACCCTTGCCACCAAACAAGCGGATTAGTAATATTCCCGAAGCTGTTTCCGATACGATCGTCAAGTTATTAGCTAAAAATGCTGAAGATCGATACCAAAGCGCTTTAGGATTAAAAGCAGACTTAGAACTTTGTTTAGATCGGCTATTAGCCACTGGCCAAATTCTAAATTTTTCTCCCGGTCATTGGGATAAAGCCAGCCAATTTCTGATTCCGCAGAAACTTTACGGACGAGAGAAAGAAGTAGCCAGTTTGATGGAGGCTTTTGAAAGAGTCAGTAACCCCCGCCTTTCACCGGAGCGATCGGGAAATGAAAGCGGGATAGAGATGATGCTCGTAAGCGGCTATTCCGGGATTGGCAAATCTTCCTTAGTGAATGAAGTTCATAAACCGATTGTGCGTCAGCGAGGATATTTTATCGCTGGTAAGTTCGATCAATTTAAGCGGAATATACCTTATGTTTCTGTAGTCAGCGCCTTTCAAGATTTGATTCGGCAGTTGTTGACGGAAAGTAAAGAAAATATTGCTGGCTGGAAAAATAAAATATTAGATGCCCTTGCTTCCAACGGTCAGATAATTATTGATGTGATACCGGAAGTCGAATTGATTGTAGGGCCACAGCCACCTGTGCCGCAGTTGGGGCCAGCCGAATCGCAAAATCGATTTAATCGGGTATTTCAGCAATTTATACAAGTATTTACCAAACCAGAACATCCCCTCGTCCTATTTTTAGATGATTTACAATGGGCGGATTCAGCATCTCTGAAATTGATTCAGGTGCTAATGACGAATCCGGATAGCAAATATTTGTTGCTGATGGGAGCGTATCGAGATAACGAAGTCAGCGCGACTCATCCATTGATGCTGACTTTAGAGGAAATTCTCAAAGCTGGTGCGATCGTCAATAATATTATCTTGCGCCCTTTGAATATGGAAAATGCCAGCCAATTAGTAGCGGATACGCTTGGCGATCGCACCCACAGATCCCAGCCGCTAGCCGATTTAGTTTACAACAAAACTCAAGGCAATCCCTTCTTTTTGACTCAGATGCTCACCTCGCTTTACCAGGAAAAGTTATTAAACTTTGATTTTAGTAGCGGGATGTGGCAGTGGGATATCGCCCAGATTCAAGCGATCGGTATCACCGATTATAACGTAGTCGAATTAATCGCTAAAAATATTCAGAAACTGTCGGAGGAGACGCAAACTGTCTTAAAATTAGCTGCCTGTGTTGGCAATCAATTTAACTTAGACGTTTTGGCAATTGTCAATGAAAAATGTCAGTCAGCTACAGCTGCCGATTTATGGGAAGCGCTGCAAGCCGGGTTGATTTTACCTCTTAGCAATGCCTACAAAATACCGCTGTTACTTGAAGAAGACAGCGGGGCGGCTTTAACGTTCGATCGTGTGAAGGTTAGCTACAAATTTTTGCACGATCGCGTGCAGCAAGCAGCCTATTCTCTGATTCCCGAAGAGCGGAAAAAAGAAACCCATCTCAAAATTGGCCAACTGCTGCTGAAAAATACTAATCCAGAAGAACGGAAAGAAAATATTTTTGCTTTAGTTAACCAACTGAATTTCGGGACAGACTTAATCGCCTGTGAAGAAGAAAAATATGAGTTGGCTGAGTTAAATTTTATTGCGGGTCAGAAAGCGAAGGCGGCGACAGCTTACGAACCAGCTATCAGGTATTTAAATGTTGGGCTAGAACTGCTGGGCGCAGATAGTTGGCAAAGTCACTACGAGTTGACATTGAATCTATATTTAGAAGCAGCAGAAGTAGAATATTTGAATATTAACTTTGAGCGATCGGCTACTTTAGCTGACACCATTTTACAACAGGCCACTAACCTGCTCGATAAAATCAAAGTCTACGAGATCCAAATACAGTTTTACATGGCTCAAAACCAGATGCTTACAGCCATGAATACTGGCTTGCAAGCACTGGAGATGCTAGGTGTTAGTCTATCAAGTCCGCCGAGTAGCGATCGTTGGGTGGTTGATTTGCCTGAACTGGAAGACTTAGAAAATCTTCCCGCTATGACAGATCCCTATCACCTAGCAACTCTGCGCCTACTCATAAGCGTTGTCGCTCCTGCTACTATGGCAAAGCCAGAAATTTTGCCGCTGCTGGTATTGACTCAAGTCAATTTTTGTATCGAACACGGCTGTTCGGCACAAGCTGCTGTTTCCTATGCTTTTTATGGCATGATCTTGTGTGCGATAATAGGTAAAGTGGATGCCGGATACAAGTCTGGGCAACTAGCTTTGAGGCTGTTACAGAGATTTGATGCCAGAGAACTTCAATCTAAAGTCTATAACCTATTTAACCTTTTTATCAGACCTTGGAAAGAGCATACTAAGGAAACTATTACCCCGTTTTTGCAGGGTTTTCAAAGTGGATTGGAAACTGGTGATTTAGAGTTTGCTTGCTATTGTATTAATAACTATTGCTCTCATATGTTTTGGTTGGGAGAACGAGTTGAATTAGTTGAAAAACAGCAACATCAATACCTTAATCTCCAGTTAAGCTTCAAGCAAGAATACTCTATTAATTATGCAAAAATCTGGAGACAATTGAGCTTAAAGATTTCCGGTGCGGAAAGTGGATACCTATTAATTGGGAGCAGTTTTGATGAGTCGGAGAGCTTGCCAGTTTTTTTAGAACTTAATAATCCGATTTTGCTTTTTGCTATTTATTTTGCCAAAAGTTTTCTATTTTATTTGTTTAGAAATTATACTGAAGCTGTTGCCAATGCCGAGTTAGCAGCAAAATACGCTGCGCCTGTGATGGGTTGGATAGTAAGTTTTGCTGCTTACAATTTTTACTATTCTCTTGCTCTTCTGGCTGTGTATCGCCAGGGAGATTGTGAAACAGAGGATCGGCAACAAGAATTGCTCAAACAAGTGGAGGAAAATCAGGAAAAGATGCGGAAGTGGGCAGAATACGCCCCCTGCAATTTCCAACACAAGTACGAGCTAGTGGAAGCAGAGAAAGCACGGGTATTAGGACAAATTTTAGCAGCGATGGAGTATTACGATCGCGCCATCAGCGGAGCCAAGGAACAAGGATACATTCAAGAAGAAGCACTGGCTAATGAACTAGCAGCAGAGTTTTATTTTTCCCTTGGTCGAAAAAAGGTAGGTCAGACATATTTGATGGAAGCATACTATGGCTATATTCGTTGGGGAGCGATGGCAAAAGTCAAAAATTTAGAATTAAGATATACCCAAATATTAGCTCAAATAATCAAAACAGAAGCGCCAATTTTTAATCTAACAAAAACAACAACTTTGACGAATAGTATTGCTTCAGATAAGTTAGATTTTGCCACAGTAATCAAAGCTTCACAAGCCGTTACGGATGAAATTGTTTTGGATAGATTGCTAGATAAATTATTGAATATCGCGATGGAAAATGCGGGAGCCCAAAAAAGTTGCCTTATTTTAGAGAAAAATGGTCAACTCTTAATAGAGGCTACTGGTAGTGTAGAGCAAGACGGGGTTGTAATGCTGTCATCAATACCAGTTTCTTGCAGTCAGCATTTGCCGATATGCCTGATAAATTTTGTAGCTAGGACTTGTGAAAGCGTAGTTTTGAATGATGCGGCAAAAGAAGGGAGATTTACCGCAGATCCTTATATCGTCAAAAATCAACCGAAATCGATTTTATGCGTACCGATTATCAATCAAAGTAAATCGATCGGCATTCTTTATTTAGAAAATAACTTGACCGCTGGTGCATTCACTCCCGGACGTTTGGAAGTCATTAAGATCCTTTCTTCCCAAGCAGCTATTTCTCTAAAAAATGCTATGTTGTATAACAATTTAGAAGGTGCAACTGAAAACTTAAAACAAGCCAACGAGCAGTTAGAAGATTACAGCAAAACTTTGGAACGACGGGTGGACGAGAGGACGCTGGAATTAAGGGAAAAAAATCAGCAGTTACAACAAACTTTGCAAGAATTACAGCAAACTCAGACTCAGTTGATTCAAAATGAAAAAATGTCTTCTCTGGGGCAGTTGGTTGCTGGTGTCGCTCACGAAATTAACAATCCAGTTAACTTTATCTATGGCAATCTTAACCATGCTAGGCAGTATCTTGAAGACCTCTTACACCTGATTGAGGTTTATGACAAATACTCCAATAAGTCACCTGAAATTGAAGCTGAAATTGAAGCGAGCGATTTTGAATTTGTCAGAACGGACTTCTCGAAAATTATAGATTCCATGCAGGTAGGGGCCGATCGCATTCGTCAGATTGTGCTGTCATTGCGAAACTTCTCCCGCCTAGATGAAGCGGATATGAAATCTGTGGATATTCATTCGGGCATCGATAGCTCTTTGTTGATTTTACAGCATCGCCTCAAAGAAAAGGCAGGAAATCCACCAATTGAAGTTATCAAAAAGTACGGTCAGCTTCCGAAAGTCGAGTGTTATCCAGGGCAACTGAACCAGGTATTTATGAATATACTGACCAATGCTATTGATGCTCTATACGACCGGGAATATACAGACAAAAATTCGGTACACCCTAAGCAATCACCTTACATCCGAATTTGCACGGATGTGCTGGATAACGGTTGGGTGCTGATCGAAATAGCAGATAACGGCCCTGGTATGAGGGAAGAGATCCGCCAAAAGTTATTTGACCCCTTCTTTACCACAAAACCTGTCGGTTCTGGCACTGGGTTGGGTTTATCTATTAGCTATCAGATCGTGGTGGAAAAACACGGCGGTAAACTCAAATGTTCCTCAGTGCCGGGAAAGGGGGCGGAGTTCGTTATTGAAATTCCGGTCAAGCAGCAGAGAAAGGGGTTAGGGGTTAGGGGTTAGGAAAAAAAAATTTATTTTTTGTTAAATTGTTAAACTTTTCCTGAAACTGGGAATAATATAAACTACCAGGGATGTAGCGCCTATAAATAGTCGCAAAGTTGAGCGCGTTAAAAAGTCGCGTTTGCTTTTCATAGATCGTCAAACGCCACCTACCACAAACTTACTAAAAAATATACCTTTTGGGGGATGCGGTAACGCCATTTGGTTGAAATTGCTTTCACCCGAAAGATCGGCTTGATGGTTAAAAATAGCGCGAGCGACGATTTTTAGGGAGGCATTTATGTTTTGGTTGTTTAAATTACAAATAAAAGCTATAACCTCATGTCAGGCAATTTTAGGGATGCTTCTATCGATCGGCTGTTTGAGGAGCAAGTAGAGCAAACGCCCTCTTCGATCGCCGTAGTTTTTGAACGCGAACAGCTGACTTATCAAGAACTGAATCAACGAGCGAATCAGCTAGCACATTATCTGCGAAATCTGGGCGTGAAACCAGAAGTGCTGGTGGGGATATGCCTCGATCGCTCTTTAGAAATGGTCGTCGCGATTTTGGGCGTCCTGAAAGCTGGTGGGGCATATTTACCGCTAGACCCCGCTTATCCGAAAGAGCGCTTGGCTTTTATGTTGCAAGACGCACGAGTTTCGGTGTTGCTGACTCAGGAAAAGTTACTGGCACAATTGCCCGATTTGACTGCGCTTGCACCAGAGGATTCGCAACAGCAACATCCCGCAGTTATTTGTTTGGATAAAGACTGGGAAAATATCGATCGCAACAGCAAAAATAACCCCGACAAACTTGTCAAGCCGGACAACTTAGCTTACGTTATCTACACTTCAGGTTCTACAGGTAAACCCAAAGGAGTATTAGTAGAACACGAAGGTTTGTGCAATTTAGCGATCGCGCAAATTCAAACCTTTGACGTACAACCAAACAGTCGCGTTCTGCAATTCGCTTCCTTCAGCTTCGATGCTTGCGTATCGGAAATTTTCATGGCATTAATTGCAGGCGCAACGTTAGTTTTGGGAACGCGGGATGCTTTAATGCCGGGACAAGGTTTAATTAAACTGTTGCGCGAGAAAGAAATTACTACAGTTACCTTACCGCCGTCAGCACTTGCAGTTTTGCCAGTCGAAGAATTACCATCTTTGCGATCGCTAATTATTGCGGGAGAAGCTTGTCCTCCCGATATCGTCGCACGTTGGGCGAACAATCGTCGCTTTTTCAACGCTTATGGGCCAACAGAAGCTACCGTTTGTGCAACGATCGCCGAATGCACAGCAAACGGTAAGAAACCGCCGATCGGTCGCCCGATTCTCAACAAAGAAGTATATATATTAGATGAGCAATTACAGCCAGTTTCAGTTGGCGTTCCCGGTGAGTTATATATCGGTGGTATTGGCATAGCACGAGGCTATCTCAACCGTCCGGAATTAACTAGCGCTCGCTTTATTCCCAATCCATTTTTAAATAATTCCGAATCAAACTCAAAACTATACAAAACTGGAGATTTAGCTTGCTATTTACCTGATGGAAACATCGAATTTCTGGGAAGAATTGACGAACAGGTAAAAGTTCGCGGCTATCGGATCGAACTGGGTGAAATCGAAGCAACCCTGCGCCAACATCCAGGCGTACAAACTGCGGCGGTGACGGCGCGAGAAGATGTACCCGGACAAAAACGTTTAGTCGCTTATTTAGTGCAAAATCCCGATTATGAGGGCGAGCGAGCAGAAGCTGAATATATCGAACAATGGCAAGCTGTTTCTGACGAAACTTATAGCCAAACTTCTGTAGAACAAGACGCAACATTTAATGTAGCTGGTTGGAATAGCAGTTACACAGGAAAGCCGATTCCAGAAGAAGAAATGCGCGAATGGGTAGAACAAACAGTCGATCGCATTCTGGCTTTACAACCCAATCGCGTCTTAGAACTCGGTTGCGGTACGGGGATGTTGCTATTCCGAATTGCTCCCCAATGCACCTTATATTTTGGTGCTGATTTCTCGCAAGAAGTGGTGCGATATCTGCACAAACAATTAGAAAAAAGAGAACAAAAGTTACCGCAAGTCATTCTCAGTCACAGAACCGCAGATAACTTTGAGGGAATTGAGGCGGGAGATTTCGATACGGTAATTCTGAATTCTGTTAGTCAGAACTTTCCCAGTATCGAATATCTTTTGCAGGTTTTGGAAGGAGCGGTAAAGGCGGTTAAACCGGGTGGGAGCATTTTTGTGGGAGATGTCCGCAGTTTGCCGCTGCTGGAAGCTTACCACACATCGGTTCAACTCGATCGAGCAGCAGAAGAATTGGAGCGATCGCAACTTTTACAGAAAGTGCGATCGCGCTTAGCTCAAGAAGAAGAATTGGTCATCGCTCCAGCCTTTTTCACTGCACTTAAACAGCATTTACCTCAAATTAGCGATGTTCAAATTCAACTCAAGCGCGGCGTTCACCATAACGAATTAACTCGTTTCCGTTACGATGTAACTCTCCACATTGGCAACGAAGTTATCCCCAACGCCGATATTTTTTGGTTAGATTGGCAACAGCAAAAACTCACTTTGCCAGCATTTCTCCAGCTGCTAGTAAAAACCAATCCCGAAATTTTAGGATTGCGTGGCGTACCCAATGCACGTTTATTAACAGAAGTCAAGACTATTGAATGGTTAAATAGCTCTGATGGTTGCCAAACTGTCGGCGAATGGCGCGAAGAGTTATTGCAAAAATATGAGGGAACTGGATTAGATCCCGAACAGTTTTGGGCATTAAGCTGCGAATTACCTTATGCGATCGATATTACTTGGTCGAGTGAAATCGGCTGCTACGATGTGGTGTTGCAACGTCGAGGAAGTGTAGGAAAGTTCACCAATCACCAACTAACAACTACCCATGTACGGGCGAAGCATTTGGGCGACAATTCTTCCTTATTACCAAAAGATTTCTCGCCAAATGCTAATGCCTCCGGCACGCTAGCGCGAACGCCCCTACTACTACCTTGGAACGACTGCGCCAACAAACCGTTGCAAGCAAAAATTGCCCGCAAACTAATCCCACAATTACGCAGTTTCCTGCAAGAAAAACTGCCCGAATACATGGTGCCAGAACGCTTTGTAATGTTGGACGCCTTGCCTTTAACTCCCAACGGCAAAGTCGATCGCAAAGCACTGCCAATACCAGATTCTACCAGACCGGAATTAGAAGAAAACTTTGCAGAACCTCGCACGCCTGTCGAAAAAGTGTTGGCAGGAATTTGGGCAGAAATTTTGGGAGTGGAACGAGTTGGCATCAACGACAACTTTATAGAATTGGGCGGACAATCATTATTGGCAATTCAAATAATTTCTCGCGTGCGGGAAACTTACCAAGTAGAATTACCGCTGCGTTGCTTATTTGATGAACCTACCGTAGCGGGATTAGCTCAACAAATTGAGATCGCACGGCAAGAAAAACCGGGATTGCAACTTCCGGCGATCGCACCCATTTCTCGCAACCAAAACATACCTCTTTCTTTCCCCCAGCAAAGACTTTGGTTTTTTGAACAATTGGTGCCGGGAACTCCATTGTGTAACGAATCTGCCGACGTTCGCCTTCCTGGCGCGATCGATGTAGAAGCAATGGAAAAAAGCCTCAACGAAATTATCCGGCGTCACGAAATCTGGCGAACTACTTTTCCAGTGGTAGACGGACAACCAGTGCAAATTATTCACCCAGCGACTCATCTTAAATTGCGGGTGGTGGATCTCCAGCATCTTCCTTATTCGTCAAGAGAAGCAGAAGCGCTTCGGTTAGCAACAGAGGAAGTCAGACAACCTTTTGACTTAACAAAACTGCCGCTATTGCGAGCGAGTTTAATCAGATTGGGCGAGACAGAACATCGGTTATTCCTAACTCTGCATCACCTAATTTTTGATGGCGTTTCTCTATATAATGCTTTCCTGCAAGAATTGGCAGCACTTTACGAAGCATTCTGTGCGGGTAAACCTTCTCCCTTGCCAGACTTGCCAATTCAGTATGGCGATTATGCTTACTGGCAGCACCTATGTACCGAGGAATATTTGCAAAATCAGCTCGATTATTGGCAGCGGCAGTTAGCAGATTTACCAACATTACAAATGCCGACCGATCGACCTCGACCCGCAGCAGAAACTTTCCGAGGTGCGAGATATTCTCTAGCATTACCCAAACAGTTAAGCGAAGATATCAAAGCACTTAGCAGTCGGTCAGGAGTAACCTTGTTCATGACCCTGCTGGCAGCATTCAAAACTTTGCTGAGCAGATATGCTGGACAAGACGATATTCCCGTTGGTGTGGTTATCTCCGGTTCTAATCGTCCGGAAATTCAAGAACTGGTTGGCTTCTTTATTAATATTTTGGTTTTGC encodes:
- a CDS encoding trifunctional serine/threonine-protein kinase/ATP-binding protein/sensor histidine kinase, which encodes MQIIPGYIITEKIYENFKTVVYKAYNHEAQEAVIVKIPRATHPTWEEIICLKNEYEISKNLDIPGIVKPYKLANYPHGLALILEYFDGESLEQFAVGKTLETIGFLKIAIALADTLNRIHSNLVIHKDIKPHNILVNPQTLETKITDFSIASRLTRENLYLSNCNSLEGTLAYISPEQTGRMNRNIDYRTDLYSLGVTFYEILTGQLPFDSTDPLELIHCHIAKQPLPPNKRISNIPEAVSDTIVKLLAKNAEDRYQSALGLKADLELCLDRLLATGQILNFSPGHWDKASQFLIPQKLYGREKEVASLMEAFERVSNPRLSPERSGNESGIEMMLVSGYSGIGKSSLVNEVHKPIVRQRGYFIAGKFDQFKRNIPYVSVVSAFQDLIRQLLTESKENIAGWKNKILDALASNGQIIIDVIPEVELIVGPQPPVPQLGPAESQNRFNRVFQQFIQVFTKPEHPLVLFLDDLQWADSASLKLIQVLMTNPDSKYLLLMGAYRDNEVSATHPLMLTLEEILKAGAIVNNIILRPLNMENASQLVADTLGDRTHRSQPLADLVYNKTQGNPFFLTQMLTSLYQEKLLNFDFSSGMWQWDIAQIQAIGITDYNVVELIAKNIQKLSEETQTVLKLAACVGNQFNLDVLAIVNEKCQSATAADLWEALQAGLILPLSNAYKIPLLLEEDSGAALTFDRVKVSYKFLHDRVQQAAYSLIPEERKKETHLKIGQLLLKNTNPEERKENIFALVNQLNFGTDLIACEEEKYELAELNFIAGQKAKAATAYEPAIRYLNVGLELLGADSWQSHYELTLNLYLEAAEVEYLNINFERSATLADTILQQATNLLDKIKVYEIQIQFYMAQNQMLTAMNTGLQALEMLGVSLSSPPSSDRWVVDLPELEDLENLPAMTDPYHLATLRLLISVVAPATMAKPEILPLLVLTQVNFCIEHGCSAQAAVSYAFYGMILCAIIGKVDAGYKSGQLALRLLQRFDARELQSKVYNLFNLFIRPWKEHTKETITPFLQGFQSGLETGDLEFACYCINNYCSHMFWLGERVELVEKQQHQYLNLQLSFKQEYSINYAKIWRQLSLKISGAESGYLLIGSSFDESESLPVFLELNNPILLFAIYFAKSFLFYLFRNYTEAVANAELAAKYAAPVMGWIVSFAAYNFYYSLALLAVYRQGDCETEDRQQELLKQVEENQEKMRKWAEYAPCNFQHKYELVEAEKARVLGQILAAMEYYDRAISGAKEQGYIQEEALANELAAEFYFSLGRKKVGQTYLMEAYYGYIRWGAMAKVKNLELRYTQILAQIIKTEAPIFNLTKTTTLTNSIASDKLDFATVIKASQAVTDEIVLDRLLDKLLNIAMENAGAQKSCLILEKNGQLLIEATGSVEQDGVVMLSSIPVSCSQHLPICLINFVARTCESVVLNDAAKEGRFTADPYIVKNQPKSILCVPIINQSKSIGILYLENNLTAGAFTPGRLEVIKILSSQAAISLKNAMLYNNLEGATENLKQANEQLEDYSKTLERRVDERTLELREKNQQLQQTLQELQQTQTQLIQNEKMSSLGQLVAGVAHEINNPVNFIYGNLNHARQYLEDLLHLIEVYDKYSNKSPEIEAEIEASDFEFVRTDFSKIIDSMQVGADRIRQIVLSLRNFSRLDEADMKSVDIHSGIDSSLLILQHRLKEKAGNPPIEVIKKYGQLPKVECYPGQLNQVFMNILTNAIDALYDREYTDKNSVHPKQSPYIRICTDVLDNGWVLIEIADNGPGMREEIRQKLFDPFFTTKPVGSGTGLGLSISYQIVVEKHGGKLKCSSVPGKGAEFVIEIPVKQQRKGLGVRG
- a CDS encoding WD40 domain-containing protein gives rise to the protein MNNVKYQVGGSLNTDAPTYVKRKADDELYEALKNGEFCYVLNSRQMGKSSLLVHTLHRLQEEGFLCSTIDMTRIGSENITPLQWYKGIVGDLWRGFNLLGQLNLKTWWQEQEEISLLQRLSQFIEEILLVRFPQERIFIFVDEIDSILSLDFPVDDFFALIRYCYNQRAINPQYNRITFAIFGVATPSDLIADKNRTPFNIGRAIDLQGFNLEEAQPLAKGLENIVTNPPAVLREILTWTEGQPFLTQKICDLVVRTAKKSRSGDLKISPGTEGFFVESVGRGQVIDKWESQDEPEHLKTIRDRILRNEQRAGRLLGIYQQILQAVAVRTDDSREQIELLLSGLVVKQQGYLQVKNRIYQEVFNLEWVEKQLGKLRPYSQLFDAWLASKETDTSRLLRGQALKDAQIWAQGKSLSDLDYQFLAASQELDRQEVQLVLEAERTKEVEARLAEEHRRLIQERKAAKRQKILLFGVSFAFLIASGLGVITYFQYRRATESERQARISEIRALVSSSEGLFASNQRLDALIEAIKAKRKLQRLGLADASIDRTVENALRQAVYQGDEYNRFSGHQAAAMTVNISPDSQLIASASVDKTIKVWRRDGTEIATLKGHQALIRTVKFSPDGQLIASGGDDDTVKIWKLDGTLLKSFPGHSLAVWGLAFSPDGQIIASASQDDTVKLWKLDGTLLKTFPARTGGALTSVAFSPDGKIIASTSGDKTIKLWKLDGTLLRTLVGHTAVVSSVAFSPDGKTIVSASGDKTVKLWQLDGTLRRTLVGHTAVVSSAVFSPDGEKIVSASRDKTVKIWHIDGTELATFRGHSASIWDVAWSPDGSYIASAGAENTVRLWESQNPLQTTITAHKGGIWGIDISGDSSMIATCSEDGTVKLWSREGKLLATFTGENAAIYGVGVASGANGNLISATRNDNKVNIWQRNGKAIATLTGHQATVFTVAFSPDAQIIATGSLDNTIKLWRRDGTLLHTMTGHHAPVWQVAFSPDGQLVASAGGDGTVKLWKLDGSLVRTFRGHTAAVWRVAFNRQGNIIASSSGDKTVKLWTVDGKLLRTLSGHTAAVWGVAFSPDSQIIASGSVDNTVKLWKLDGTELTTLRGHTAAIRGVAYSPDGKFVASVSEDNTLNLWNVERILNLDLLSYACDRVRDYLRTNRELEESDRFLCNPVKTDR